One part of the Capra hircus breed San Clemente chromosome 4, ASM170441v1, whole genome shotgun sequence genome encodes these proteins:
- the LOC102184120 gene encoding TRPM8 channel-associated factor 2 isoform X1, which translates to MATTPAAAFEALMDGVTSWEVPEDPVPSELLLIGEAAFPVMVNDKGQVLIAASFYGRGRLVVVSHEGYLLDAGLAPFLLNAVRWLSPSPGAPVGVHPSLASLAHILEGSGAEAQVHPEPAEPLEVYCISAYDDTMTAELIQFVKRGGGLLMGGQAWYWASQHSSDKVLSKFPGNQVTSVAGVYFTDTYGDKGCFKVSKKVPKIPLQVRCGEDLRKDQQQLLEGISELDIGTRGLPSQLLVHGALAFPLGLDASLRCFLAAAHYGQGRVVLAAHEGMLFAPSLEPFLLNAVRWLAKGQTGKVGVNTSLDKLHALLVERGLECSLEPHLTSDVSIYCCTAYSDKEAKQLQEFVAEGGGLLIGGHAWWWASQNPGRSTLADFPGNVILNSFGLSILPWTLAPGCFPVPSADSLNYHFRKALSEFQANLNLEGGNLEKNWLSKLRVDGAAFLQIPAEGVPAYASLHRLLRKQLRLSRLPAVSPENPVASDSCEAVVLCLATELARCGTDCSELAQELGAWSCGSNLCPSEHTVEIDARNPSDDTWMSTGLYLPNGQLTEVSLCEAAACAGLKLQIGCHTDDLMSASKLSRAPVVTHQCYMDRTEQSVSSLWGGLLYVIVPTGCNLGPMSITIKRAVPAPYYKLGETSLEAWRSCIQESPAPWGELATDNIILTVPTADLRALEDPEPLLRLWDEMMEAIARLAAQPFPFRRPERIVADVQISAGWMHSGYPIMCHLESVQELINEKLIRTKGLWGPVHELGHNQQREEWELPPHTTEATCNLWSVYVHETVLGIPRAQAHPALSPPERENRIKTHLEKGAPLCDWAVWTALETYLQLQEAFGWEPFTQLFAEYQTLSDIPRDNPGKMNLWVRKFSEKVQKNLAPFFEAWGWPVEEEVASSLACLPEWEENPMRVYI; encoded by the exons ATGGCGACAACTCCTGCGGCTGCCTTTGAGGCCCTCATGGATGGAGTGACAAGCTGGGAGGTACCCGAAGACCCTGTTCCCAGTGAACTCCTTCTTATTGGAGAGGCCGCCTTCCCAGTGATGGTGAACGACAAAGGCCAGGTCCTCATTGCGGCCTCCTTCTACGGCCGAGGCCGCCTGGTGGTGGTGTCCCACGAGGGCTATCTGCTGGATGCCGGCCTGGCCCCGTTTCTTCTCAACGCGGTGCGCtggctctctccctctcctggggCGCCTGTTGGTGTGCACCCATCCCTGGCATCACTAGCACACATCCTGGAGGGCTCCGGGGCAGAGGCACAGGTTCACCCAGAACCAGCAGAACCCCTGGAGGTTTACTGCATCAGTGCCTACGATGACACCATGACTGCGGAGCTGATCCAGTTTGTGAAACGTGGTGGGGGCTTGCTCATGGGGGGCCAGGCCTGGTACTGGGCCAGTCAGCACAGTAGTGACAAGGTGCTGTCCAAGTTCCCAGGGAACCAGGTGACCAGTGTGGCCGGAGTGTACTTCACTGACACCTATGGGGACAAAGGCTGCTTCAAGGTCTCCAAGAAGGTGCCCAAGATCCCTCTCCAGGTCAG ATGTGGGGAGGACCTCAGGAAGGATCAGCAGCAGCTCCTGGAAGGGATCTCGGAGCTCGACATCGGGACGAGGGGACTCCCCTCGCAGCTGCTGGTGCACGGGGCCCTGGCCTTCCCCCTGGGCTTAGATGCCTCTCTCCGCTGCTTCCTGGCAGCTGCCCACTATGGCCAGGGCCGGGTGGTCCTGGCTGCCCATGAGGGCATGCTCTTTGCTCCCAGTTTGGAACCCTTTTTACTCAACGCTGTGCGCTGGCTCGCCAAAGGCCAGACAGGCAAAGTTGGGGTGAACACCAGTCTAGACAAACTGCACGCCCTGCTGGTGGAGCGTGGTCTTGAGTGCAGTCTTGAGCCCCATCTGACAAGTGACGTGTCCATCTACTGCTGTACAGCTTACAGCGACAAGGAGGCTAAGCAGCTGCAGGAGTTTGTGGCCGAGGGCGGGGGCTTGCTGATTGGGGGCCACGCCTGGTGGTGGGCCTCCCAGAACCCTGGCCGCTCCACATTGGCTGATTTCCCTGGTAACGTCATATTGAACAGCTTTGGCCTCAGCATCCTACCTTGGACCTTGGCCCCAGGCTGTTTCCCGGTCCCTTCCGCCGACAGCCTGAACTACCACTTCCGCAAGGCGCTGTCTGAATTCCAGGCTAACTTGAACCTCGAGGGTGGCAACTTGGAGAAGAACTGGCTGTCAAAACTGAGAGTGGATGGAGCTGCCTTCCTCCAGATTCCTGCAGAGGGGGTCCCTGCCTATGCCTCCCTGCACCGGCTCCTGAGGAAGCAGCTGCGTCTTTCGAGATTACCGGCTGTGAGCCCGGAGAATCCGGTGGCCAGTGACTCCTGTGAGGCGGTGGTGCTCTGCCTGGCCACGGAGCTGGCACGCTGTGGCACTGACTGCTCCGAGCTGGCACAGGAGCTTGGAGCCTGGTCCTGCGGCTCCAATCTGTGCCCATCAGAGCACACTGTGGAGATTGATGCACGCAACCCAA GCGATGATACTTGGATGAGTACAGGGCTTTACCTCCCAAACGGACAACTTACAGAAGTCTCCTTGTGTGAAGCTGCAGCTTGCGCCGGCCTGAAA CTACAGATTGGCTGCCACACCGATGACTTGATGAGTGCCAGCAAGCTGTCTCGAGCCCCCGTGGTGACTCACCAGTGCTATATGGACAGAACCGAACAGTCGGTCTCCAGCCTCTGGGGCGGCCTTCTCTATGTCATCGTGCCCACGGGCTGTAACCTGGGgcccatgtccatcaccatcaagAGGGCTGTGCCTGCCCCGTATTACAAGCTGG GTGAGACATCGCTGGAGGCGTGGAGGAGCTGTATTCAGGAGAGCCCGGCTCCCTGGGGAGAGCTGGCGACAGACAACATCATCTTAACGGTACCGACTGCAGACCTCCGGGCCCTGGAGGACCCGGAGCCCTTGCTCCGCCTCTGGGACGAGATGATGGAGGCTATAGCCAGGTTGGCGGCCCAGCCCTTCCCTTTCCGCCGTCCTGAGAGGATTGTTGCTGATGTGCAGATCTCAGCTG GCTGGATGCACTCGGGCTACCCCATCATGTGCCACCTGGAGTCGGTGCAGGAGCTCATCAATGAGAAACTCATCAGAACCAAGGGTCTCTGGGGCCCCGTGCACGAGCTGGGCCACAACCAGCAGCGGGAGGAGTGGGAGCTCCCCCCACACACCACCGAGGCCACCTGCAACCTGTGGTCGGTATACGTGCACGAGACGGTCCTGGGTATCCCCAGGGCTCAGGCCCACCCCGCTCTGAGCCCTCCAGAACGGGAGAATAGGATCAAAAcacacctggagaagggagcccCCCTGTGCGACTGGGCAGTGTGGACAGCTCTGGAAACATATCTGCAG
- the LOC102184120 gene encoding TRPM8 channel-associated factor 2 isoform X2: MATTPAAAFEALMDGVTSWEVPEDPVPSELLLIGEAAFPVMVNDKGQVLIAASFYGRGRLVVVSHEGYLLDAGLAPFLLNAVRWLSPSPGAPVGVHPSLASLAHILEGSGAEAQVHPEPAEPLEVYCISAYDDTMTAELIQFVKRGGGLLMGGQAWYWASQHSSDKVLSKFPGNQVTSVAGVYFTDTYGDKGCFKVSKKVPKIPLQVRCGEDLRKDQQQLLEGISELDIGTRGLPSQLLVHGALAFPLGLDASLRCFLAAAHYGQGRVVLAAHEGMLFAPSLEPFLLNAVRWLAKGQTGKVGVNTSLDKLHALLVERGLECSLEPHLTSDVSIYCCTAYSDKEAKQLQEFVAEGGGLLIGGHAWWWASQNPGRSTLADFPGNVILNSFGLSILPWTLAPGCFPVPSADSLNYHFRKALSEFQANLNLEGGNLEKNWLSKLRVDGAAFLQIPAEGVPAYASLHRLLRKQLRLSRLPAVSPENPVASDSCEAVVLCLATELARCGTDCSELAQELGAWSCGSNLCPSEHTVEIDARNPSDDTWMSTGLYLPNGQLTEVSLCEAAACAGLKLQIGCHTDDLMSASKLSRAPVVTHQCYMDRTEQSVSSLWGGLLYVIVPTGCNLGPMSITIKRAVPAPYYKLGETSLEAWRSCIQESPAPWGELATDNIILTVPTADLRALEDPEPLLRLWDEMMEAIARLAAQPFPFRRPERIVADVQISAAPRGLWVGAVHPALR, from the exons ATGGCGACAACTCCTGCGGCTGCCTTTGAGGCCCTCATGGATGGAGTGACAAGCTGGGAGGTACCCGAAGACCCTGTTCCCAGTGAACTCCTTCTTATTGGAGAGGCCGCCTTCCCAGTGATGGTGAACGACAAAGGCCAGGTCCTCATTGCGGCCTCCTTCTACGGCCGAGGCCGCCTGGTGGTGGTGTCCCACGAGGGCTATCTGCTGGATGCCGGCCTGGCCCCGTTTCTTCTCAACGCGGTGCGCtggctctctccctctcctggggCGCCTGTTGGTGTGCACCCATCCCTGGCATCACTAGCACACATCCTGGAGGGCTCCGGGGCAGAGGCACAGGTTCACCCAGAACCAGCAGAACCCCTGGAGGTTTACTGCATCAGTGCCTACGATGACACCATGACTGCGGAGCTGATCCAGTTTGTGAAACGTGGTGGGGGCTTGCTCATGGGGGGCCAGGCCTGGTACTGGGCCAGTCAGCACAGTAGTGACAAGGTGCTGTCCAAGTTCCCAGGGAACCAGGTGACCAGTGTGGCCGGAGTGTACTTCACTGACACCTATGGGGACAAAGGCTGCTTCAAGGTCTCCAAGAAGGTGCCCAAGATCCCTCTCCAGGTCAG ATGTGGGGAGGACCTCAGGAAGGATCAGCAGCAGCTCCTGGAAGGGATCTCGGAGCTCGACATCGGGACGAGGGGACTCCCCTCGCAGCTGCTGGTGCACGGGGCCCTGGCCTTCCCCCTGGGCTTAGATGCCTCTCTCCGCTGCTTCCTGGCAGCTGCCCACTATGGCCAGGGCCGGGTGGTCCTGGCTGCCCATGAGGGCATGCTCTTTGCTCCCAGTTTGGAACCCTTTTTACTCAACGCTGTGCGCTGGCTCGCCAAAGGCCAGACAGGCAAAGTTGGGGTGAACACCAGTCTAGACAAACTGCACGCCCTGCTGGTGGAGCGTGGTCTTGAGTGCAGTCTTGAGCCCCATCTGACAAGTGACGTGTCCATCTACTGCTGTACAGCTTACAGCGACAAGGAGGCTAAGCAGCTGCAGGAGTTTGTGGCCGAGGGCGGGGGCTTGCTGATTGGGGGCCACGCCTGGTGGTGGGCCTCCCAGAACCCTGGCCGCTCCACATTGGCTGATTTCCCTGGTAACGTCATATTGAACAGCTTTGGCCTCAGCATCCTACCTTGGACCTTGGCCCCAGGCTGTTTCCCGGTCCCTTCCGCCGACAGCCTGAACTACCACTTCCGCAAGGCGCTGTCTGAATTCCAGGCTAACTTGAACCTCGAGGGTGGCAACTTGGAGAAGAACTGGCTGTCAAAACTGAGAGTGGATGGAGCTGCCTTCCTCCAGATTCCTGCAGAGGGGGTCCCTGCCTATGCCTCCCTGCACCGGCTCCTGAGGAAGCAGCTGCGTCTTTCGAGATTACCGGCTGTGAGCCCGGAGAATCCGGTGGCCAGTGACTCCTGTGAGGCGGTGGTGCTCTGCCTGGCCACGGAGCTGGCACGCTGTGGCACTGACTGCTCCGAGCTGGCACAGGAGCTTGGAGCCTGGTCCTGCGGCTCCAATCTGTGCCCATCAGAGCACACTGTGGAGATTGATGCACGCAACCCAA GCGATGATACTTGGATGAGTACAGGGCTTTACCTCCCAAACGGACAACTTACAGAAGTCTCCTTGTGTGAAGCTGCAGCTTGCGCCGGCCTGAAA CTACAGATTGGCTGCCACACCGATGACTTGATGAGTGCCAGCAAGCTGTCTCGAGCCCCCGTGGTGACTCACCAGTGCTATATGGACAGAACCGAACAGTCGGTCTCCAGCCTCTGGGGCGGCCTTCTCTATGTCATCGTGCCCACGGGCTGTAACCTGGGgcccatgtccatcaccatcaagAGGGCTGTGCCTGCCCCGTATTACAAGCTGG GTGAGACATCGCTGGAGGCGTGGAGGAGCTGTATTCAGGAGAGCCCGGCTCCCTGGGGAGAGCTGGCGACAGACAACATCATCTTAACGGTACCGACTGCAGACCTCCGGGCCCTGGAGGACCCGGAGCCCTTGCTCCGCCTCTGGGACGAGATGATGGAGGCTATAGCCAGGTTGGCGGCCCAGCCCTTCCCTTTCCGCCGTCCTGAGAGGATTGTTGCTGATGTGCAGATCTCAGCTG